In Flavobacterium hankyongi, the genomic window TGTGGTAGTGGAAGATCTTATCAGTACAGGAAAAAGTAGCTTGCTGGCAGTTGAGGCTCTAAAAAATGAAGGTGCAAACGTTAAAGGAATGGCTGCCATTTTTTCATACGGTTTTCAAGTTGCAACTGATAATTTTAAAGAAGCAAAAGTAAATTTGTATACATTAAGTAACTATGATAGCTTGATAACTTTGGCAGTAGAAAAAAAATATATTGCAGAAGATGAGCAGGAAACCCTTGAAGAATGGAGAAAAAATCCATCTGAATGGAATGTTGAAGTATAGTTTTTGTTAAATAAAGAATCAAATAATTTATAAATCTAAAATAATGAATTTAGAAAGTCCGAAAGTTACTGTTCAAAAATCTGCAGAATATTTATTTAACGAATTAAGTCAAGTTAAGAATTTTGAAAAATTAATGCCTGATAATATCGCTAAATTTGAAGTAATCGATGAAAATTGTTTCGAATTTGGTTTAAAAGGTATGCCTGAAATTAAATTGTTAAAAAAAGAAGTTACTCCAAATTCTAAAATTGTTTTAGGAGCTGCTTCAAGTAAATTGCCTTTTACATTGACTGCAAATTTAAGCGAAGAAGGTGTAGAAACTACAGGAGTTCAATTGTTTTTTCAAGGTGAATTTAATGCAATGATGGCAATGATGATTAAAGGACCAATCTCAAAGTTTATTGAGACTTTAGCAGAGAATATGCATAAATTATAATACAATAAAAAAAGCCATTCATATGAATGGCTTTTTTTATTGTATTATAATTCTTCTTTAATCTTTGCTGTGGCAATAAAATAGATTCCTGCTATGATAAATGGTATACTCAACCATTGACCTGTAGATAGCATACCTAGAATGTTTTCAAATCCTCCTTGACTTTCTTTAACAGATTCTACAATTATTCTAACTGTGAATAGTGATACTAAAAACACACCAAAAAGGTAACCTTGTTTTAAACGAGCATTTGTTTTCCAATATAAAAAGAAAAGTAAAGCAAACACAAAAATATAACCAAAAGCTTCGTATAACTGAGAAGGATGTTTAGCAGGAACTTTATCTAAAACAGATGTAAATTTAGGATCTGTAGCAATTGCATTAAAAGCTGCTTTGGAATCTGTTAAACCTGTAATTCTCATAGCTTCAATTGGGCGTATAGCATCTTGAATGAATTTAATACCAAATGATGATGTAGTTTCATGACCAACAATTTCTGAGTTAAAGAAATTGCCTAAACGTACAAAAATTGCTCCACTTGCTACAGGAATTACAACTCTGTCTAGTACCCATAAAACGGGTTTTTTCATTACTTTTTTAGAGAAGAAATACATAAAAATAATTACTGAGATTGCTGCGCCGTGGCTTGCAAGTCCTTGAAATCCTGTGAATTCAAAACTCGGGTTGAAACGAAAAGGTAAAAAGATGCTAAAAAAATCTTCTTTAAATAATTCCGGTTGGTAAAATAGAACATGTCCTAATCGAGCGCCAAGCAATACAGAAATAACCATCCATATAAACATATTGTCTAGTTTTTCAATTGGCTCTTTCTCTCTTTCGAATATTTTTTTCATTATGTAAAAGCCTAGCGAGAATGCTACGACAAACATCAAACTGTAAAAACGAATTGTAAATGAACCTATATGTATTCCTTCAGAAGGATTCCAAACAAAGTAAAGTGGGTGTGTCATATTGTATTTTATTCAAAGTGTTTCAAAAATAACAATAAAAATTACTACAACAATAGTTATTTAATTGAATTTAGGAATATTTTAAGGTACAGGATCATAACCGCTTCCTCCCCAAGGATGGCAACGCCCAATTCTTTTTAATCCTAAAAATAGACCATAAATGGGACCATGCTTTTTTAAGGCTTCAATCATGTAGCTTGAACAAGTAGGTTGGTATCTGCAAGTAGCAGGCATGAGTGGTGAAATAAGTATTTTATAAAACCAAACTAAGAAAAGTAAAGGAGCTATAGCTATTTTTTTAATCATAAAGTAATTGTTAAAATGAATAAACCGGCTGTAAACCGGTTTATTTTTTATTAAGTCATAAAAGTAGTTCCTTCTTTACCGTCTTTTAAGATAATACCAATAGCGGCTAGCTCATCCCTTATCTGGTCAGACATTGCCCAGTTTTTATTAGCTCTAGCTTCGTTGCGCATTTTTATCAACATTTCGACAACTCCATTTAGTTTATCAGAGTTGTTTGCAGTAGCTTCTTCATTCTTAATTCCTAAAATATCAAAAACAAATGTTGTTAAAGTATGTTTCAAGTTATCTAAATCAGCTTGTGAAATTGATTCCTTATCATCATTAATTAAATTGATATATTTTATTCCTTCAAACAAATGTGCGATTAATATAGGCGTATTAAAATCATCATTCATTGCATCATAACAATTCTTTTTCCAAGCAGAAATATCTATTGATGATGTGTTTGATGAAGAAATTTTATCTAAAAGTTTAATTCCTTCAAACAGCCTTGTTAATCCTTTTTCGCTAGCAACCATAGCTTCATTAGAAATGTCTAAAACACTTCTATAATGAGCTTGCATAAAACAAAAACGTACTACACTTGGACTGAATGCCTTTTCAAAAAATTTATTTTCACCATTTAAAAGTTCAATAGGAAGTATAAAATTTCCTGTAGATTTACTCATTCGTAAGCCATTCATGGTTAGCATGTTAGCGTGCATCCAAAAATTTACTGGCGAAGAGCCATTGCAACCTTTGCCTTGTGCTACTTCACATTCATGATGAGGAAATTTCAAGTCTAATCCACCTCCGTGAATATCAAAAGTTTCTCCTAAATATTTAGTACTCATGGCTGTACACTCTAAGTGCCAACCTGGAAAACCTTCTCCCCAAGGAGAATTCCATCTCATGATATGAGCAGGTGATGCTTTTTTCCAAAGTGCAAAATCAGGAGCGTTTTTCTTTTCGTTTTGTCCGTCTAAATCACGAGTATTGGCAAACAAATCTTCAATGTTTCTATTGCTTAATTCACCATAATTTAAACCTCTGTTGTTGTATTCTAACACATCAAAGTATACAGAACCATTACTTTCATAGGCAAGACCTTTTTTAATCAACTTTTCTGTCAATTCAATCTGTTCTATAATGTGTCCCGTAGCAGTAGGTTCTATAGTTGGAGGTAAAAAATTGAATAAATCTAAAACCTTGTGGAAGTACACTGTATATTTTTGTACAATTTCCATTGGTTCTAATTTTTCTAATCGAGTTTGTTTTACAAAACGATCGTTATCAACATTTCCATCATCTGTTAAATGTCCTGCGTCAGTAATATTTCTCACATAGCGAACATTATATCCTAGATGCAAGAAGTATCTGAAAATCATATCAAAACTCATAAAAGTACGCACATTACCCAAATGAACATTGCTGTACACAGTAGGTCCACAAACATACATCCCAATATTACCTTGAAGAATAGGAGTGAATGTCTCTTTTTCGCCTGTAAGCGAATTGTATATTTTTATAGGATTGTCTTGATATAAATGCATTACTGGGAGCTATTTCCTGCTATCCGCTATATCTTTTTGCTATACATTTCGACTTCGCTCAGTAAACAAAAAGGATGCCGCTTCTATCAGGGCTATTATTAAAATTTTGTGTCTAATTTAATATAATCTAAGAATTCTCTGCGTGTTTTTTCTTCTTTGAACTTTCCGCCAAATTCAGCAGTTACAGTACTACTTTCAATGTCCTTTATTCCTCTTGAATTTACACAAAGGTGTTTTGCATCAATAACACATGCAACGTCTTCAGTTCCAAGAGCAGCTTGAAGCTCTTGTACAATTTGCATTGTTAAACGTTCTTGAACTTGAGGTCTTTTTGCATAATAATCCACAATACGATTCATTTTAGATAAACCAATCACTTTTCCGTTCGAAATATAAGCAACATGAGCTCTACCTATAATAGGTAATAAATGATGTTCACAAGTTGAATAAACGGTTATGTTTTTTTCAACAAGCATTTCACCATATTTATAATTATTGGCAAAAGTTGAAGAACCAGGTTTTTTATTAGGGTGTAATCCCCCAAAAATTTCTTTAACGAACATTTTGGCTACACGATTAGGAGTTCCGCTTAAACTGTCGTCGGTTAAATCCATCCCTAAAGTTGTTAAAATACTTTCTACATCCTTTCTAATTGAGGTGATTTTTTGTTCATCTGTCAATTCGAAAGCATCTTTACGTAGAGGGTTTGTGGCACTTGTACCTATGTGGTTATTTCCAATTTCTTCTTGAAATTCTTCGTTCTGAGTCATTATAAAATATTCAACAGTTTTATATAAGACGCAAATATACATATTATATTCAGATTATAAATTTTGATTTTTAACATAAAAAAAGTTAAATAAAAATGTGTTAATTGTTAAAAATTCATTAATTTTCGCAAATTTATTTGAGCAAAATACAATAATTATGAAAAAACACCTACTTATCTTCATTTTTTCATTGGGATATTTTCTGTCATTTTCGCAAAATGCCCCAACTGTATATGTGGATATACAAGCACCTTTGCCAATATGTAATCCGGGAGAATCAACCACTCTTCAGGCTGATTATTTGCAAACTTATGCTACAAATACTAATAACTATGATGTGACATCGATTCCGTATGCACCTTCTTATCCTTTTACGGGAGGAACACTTTTAGATGTGTCAGTCGATGATATTTGGTCACCAATAGTGACTTTACCCTTCCCTTTTTGTTTTTATGGACAAAACTATACTAAATTATTAGTAGGAGCTAATGGTGTTGTAACTTTCGATATCGCTGGTGTTGTGCCAGGTGGAACACAAACACCTTTAGTAGCTGGTGGTTGTGATTGGAGTTTTTCTTCATCAATACCAACTACTAATGCAGATTTCAATATAAGAAATGCAATTTATGGGGTTTATCAAGATATTCATCCAGGTTTAATTACTAATCCAGTAGTTCAGAATATTAATTATTATGTAACTGGAACTTACCCTAATAGAGCTTTTGTTCTTAATACATCTGAGATCCCTCAATTCTCTTGTAATACAAGTGTTGGTCTTCAAACTTATCAGATCATTTTATATGAAACAACTAATACTATAGATGTTCTTGTTAAGAAAAGGACACCTTGTAATGCATGGCAGAACGGTGTTGGGGTTATTGGACTTATGAATAAAGCGGGGACTTTAGCTGCTGTGCCACCAGGTAGAAATACTGGAAACTGGAGTGCATTTAATGAGGCATGGCGTTTTACTCCATCAGCTGCAGGAGGGTCAAATGTGACTTTAAATTGGCATTTAGGTAGTTCAACTGGTCCAAGTTTAGGATCAGCAAATCCAATTACGGTTTCTCCTACAACACCAACAACGTATACAGCTGTAGCAACTTACACTAGATGTGATGGTACTTTAATAGAAATACAAGACGATATAACTGTTGGTGTAGAACCAGCTTTACCAACTTTAGATCCTCAAGACATAACACTATGTACATCTTCTCCAGGACCTTATACATTTAATATTAACCAAAATACTTATATGGCAAATGGTTATGCAACGCCTGGTGATTTTGTGTTTAGGTATTATGTGGATAATGCTGGTGCACCAGGGGCTCAAATTCCTAATGCAACTTTAGGTGCATACACACCAATATCTACTACATATCCACAAACCATTTGGGTTGAAATAGAAGAGCAAGGAACTGTAACCGGCACAGGGTGTACGAATCTTAGATCTTTTCAATTAAACGTTACAGCTGGTCCAAGTGGAAGTTTTAGTTATACACCTGCTACTTATTGTGAGTCGATTACATCGCCACAGGCTGTAACATTAAGTGCATTGACATCGGGAGGTGTTTTTAGTGCTACACCAGCAGGATTGATTATAGATCCAACTACAGGAGCAATTACACCAAATGGTAGTACACCTAATACATATACAGTTCATTATGATATAGTTGCATCGGGAAGTTGTCCAGCATTTTCGGCACCAACATTCACTGTGACAATAAATCCAGCTCCAACAGCGCCAGCAGTAACGGTTGTTCAACCAACATGTACGGTGACTACAGGTTCCATTACTGTAACTTCTCCATTAGGAGCGGGTTATGAATATAGTGTCGATAATGGCATGAACTATCAATCTAATCCATTATTTCCAGGATTACCACCTGGATCATACATAGTTATTGTAAGAGATATCAGTTCTTCTTGTGTATCTTCGACAACTCCTGTTACCATTAATACCCCTCCGGGATCACCTTCAATACCGCTTGTTGGAACAACAGCACCAACATGTACAGCAGATGGATCGAGCACAATCACAAATTACGATCCTACGTTAACTTATACTTTCACCCCAGCAGGTCCTACAGTAGGCGCAGGTGGAGTTATTACAGGTATGTTGGTTGGAACATCTTATACAGTAACAGCAACTAATGCGACTTGTTCTTCTGCTCCATCAGCAGCATTTAGTAATTTACCAATGCTAATTACTCCAGTAGTTCCAATAACTAGTACAACAGCGGCTACATGTACAGCAGATGGATCAAGCACGATTACAAATTATGTAGCAGCTCAAATCTATACTTTCACCCCAACAGGTCCAACAGTAGGCGCAGGTGGAGTGATTACAGGTATGGTTGCAGGAACGAGTTATACCGTGACAGCAGGTAATGGAAGTTGTACATCGGCAGCTTCGGCATCATTTAATAATCCAGTTATGCTTACAACTCCTGTAGTTCCAACAATAAACACAGCATCAGCAACTTGTACAGCAAATGGATCAAGTACGATAACCAATTATGTTGCGACGTTAACTTATACTTTCACCCCAGCAGGTCCTACAGTAGGCGCAGGTGGAGTTATTACAGGTATGTTGGTTGGAACATCTTATACAGTAACAGCAACTAATGCGACTTGTTCTTCTGCTCCATCAGCAGCATTTAGTAATTTACCAATGCTAATTACTCCAGTAGTTCCAATAACTAGTACAACAGCGGCTACATGTACAGCAGATGGATCAAGCACGATTACAAATTATGTAGCAGCTCAAACCTATACTTTCACCCCAACAGGTCCAACAGTAGGCGCAGGTGGAGTGATTACAGGTATGGTTGCAGGAACGAGTTATACCGTGACAGCAGGTAATGGAAGTTGTACATCGGCAGCTTCGGCATCATTTAATAATCCAGTTATGCTTACAACTCCTGTAGTTCCAACAATAAACACAGCATCAGCAACTTGTACAGCAAATGGATCAAGTACGATTACCAATTATGTTGCGACGTTAACTTATACTTTCACCCCAGCAGGTCCTACAGTAGGCGCAGGTGGAGTTATTACAGGTATGGTTATAGGAACGAGTTATACCGTGACGGCAGGTAATGGAAGTTGTTCATCAGTTGCATCAGCGGCATTTAGTAATGCAGCAATGTTAGTTACTCCAGTAGTTCCAACGACAGCAACAACAGCGGCTACATGTACAGCAGCTGGATCAAGCACGATTACAAATTATGTAGCGGGTCAAACCTATACTTTCACCCCAACAGGTCCAACAGTAGGCGCAGGTGGAGTTATTACAGGTATGATTGCTGGAACGAGTTATACCGTGACGGCAGGTAATGGAAGTTGTACATCGGCAGCTTCGGCATCATTTAATAATCCAGTTATGCTTACAACTCCTGTAGTTCCAACAATAAACACAGCATCAGCAACTTGTACAGCAAATGGATCAAGTACGATTACCAATTATGTTGCGACGTTAACTTATACTTTCACCCCAGCAGGTCCTACAGTTGGAGCAGGTGGAGTGATTACAGGTATGGTTATAGGAACGAGTTATACCGTGACGGCAGGTAATGGAAGTTGTTCATCAGTTGCATCAGCGGCATTTAGTAATGCAGCAATGCTAATTACTCCAGCGGTTCCAACAACAGCAACAACAGCGGCTACATGTGCGGCAGCTGGATCGAGCACGATTACAAATTATGTAGCAGCTCAAACCTATACTTTCACCCCAACAGGTCCAACAGTAGGCGCAGGTGGAGTGATTACAGGTATGGTTGCAGGAACGAGTTATACCGTGACAGCAGGTAATGGAAGTTGTACATCGGCAGCTTCGGCATCATTTAATAATCCAGTTATGCTTACAACTCCTGTAGTTCCAACAATAAACACAGCATCAGCAACTTGTACAGCAAATGGATCAAGTACGATAACCAATTATGTTGCGACGTTAACTTATACTTTCACCCCAGCAGGTCCTACAGTAGGCGCAGGTGGAGTGATTACAGGTATGGTTATAGGAACGAGTTATACCGTGACGGCAGGTAATGGAAGTTGTTCATCAGTTGCATCAGCGGCATTTAGTAATGCAGCAATGTTAGTTATTCCAGTAGTTCCAACGACAGCAACAACAGCGGCTACATGTACAGCAGCTGGATCAAGCACGATTACAAATTATGTAGCGGGTCAAACCTATACTTTCACCCCAACAGGTCCAACAGTAGGCGCAGGTGGAGTGATTACAGGTATGATTGCTGGAACGAGTTATACCGTGACGGCAGGTAATGGAAGTTGTACATCGGCAGCTTCGGCATCATTTAATAATCCAGTTATGCTTACAACTCCTGTAGTTCCAACAATAAACACAGCATCAGCAACTTGTACAGCAAATGGATCAAGTACGATTACCAATTATGTTGCGACGTTAACTTATACTTTCACCCCAGCAGGTCCTACAGTTGGAGCAGGTGGAGTGATTACAGGTATGGTTATAGGAACGAGTTATACCGTGACGGCAGGTAATGGAAGTTGTTCATCAGTTGCATCAGCGGCATTTAGTAATGCAGCAATGTTAGTTACTCCAGTAGTTCCAACGACAGCAACAACAGCGGCTACATGTGCGGCAGATGGGTTGAGTACAATTACCAATTATAATGCTGCACAGACGTATGTTTTCACCCCAACAGGTCCAACAGTAGGCGCAGGTGGAGTTATTACAGGTATGACAGCAGGTATAAGTTATACGGTAAAGGCTAGTAACGGAAGTTGCTTATCGGGAGCATCGATAGCGTTTAAAAACCCTGAAAAACTTACCACTCCAGTGATGACCTTAACTAATGGCTATGTTTGTGTGGATCCAAATTCAGGAGCTGTGTTGAATACTTATACAATTACGGCTAATTTAAGCGCGACAGATTATAGTTTCCAATGGACAGATAGTTCAGGAGCGATAGTAGGAGGATCAGGAAATTCATATACAGCATCAGCACCAGGAACTTATACTGCAATTGCAACTCCACTCACATCGGCAGTATGTCCGCCATTACCAGCACAAGCTACAGTAGTTCCATCATCATGGCCACAGGCTTTAGATGTAGTTACTTCAGAATATTTTGCAGATGTAATGAGTATTAATGTAATGGCTACACCAGCAGGGAATTATGAATATTCGTTAGATGGTGGAGATTACCAAAGCAGCAGTGTGTTTACAGATGTAACACCTGGAGAACACACAGTCACGGTTCGTGATGTACATCAGTGTGGAGATATTTCAATTACTACTACACTTATTGATTTTCCAAGATATTTCACGCCAAATGGTGATGGCTATCATGATACGTGGAATATTTCTGCCTTACAAGGTCAGTCTAATTCAAAAATTCATATCTTTGACAGATTTGGAAAATTACTGAAAGAAATCAGACCTTCGAGTAGTGGTTGGAACGGTACCTTTAACGGACAAGACTTGCCATCAACAGATTACTGGTTTGTGGTATTCTACCAAGAAAAAGGACAAAACAAAGAATTTAAATCCCATTTCTCTTTAAAACGATAAATGGTTTTAATAAAAAGAAAGAGGCTTACAACTGTAAGCCTCTTTCTTTTTTTAAATTATTATAAAAATTGAATTAAGATGTATTTCAATTTTATTGAAATTAATTGTTATAAACTTTTAACGCTTCACCTAAAATTTGAACAGATTTTATCAAGTCTTCATTTTTTAAAACATAAGCAATACGAACTTCATTTTTTCCAACATTAGGAGATGAATAAAATCCAGCAGCAGGTGCAACCATAACAGTTTCACCATTAAAATTGAAACTTTCTAATAACCACTGAGCAAAATTATCAGCATCTGTTACAGGTAGTTGAGCAATACAGTAAAAAGCACCTTTTGGAGTGGCAACTTTTACACCTGGGATTTTATTTAATTCTGTAATTAAAGTATCGCGACGCTCTTTATATTCAGTAATTACTTCGTCAAAATAGCTTTGAGGAGTTTCTAATGCAGCTTCACTGGCAATTTGTTCGTAAGTTGGCGGGCTTAAACGTGCTTGAGCAAATTTTAGTGCCGTTGACATTACTTCTTTGTTTTTAGAAACAATACATCCAATTCTTGCTCCACACATGCTATAGCGTTTTGAAACAGAATCAATCATTATAGCGTTTTCTTCAATTCCAGGAACATCCATTACAGAATAGTGTTTAGCTCCCTCATCGTAAACAAATTCTCTGTAAACCTCATCAGCAATTAAAAATAAATCATGTTTTTTTACCAACTCAGCTAATTGATTGATTTCTGATTGAGAATATAAATAACCAGTTGGGTTTCCGGGATTGCAAATTAAAATTGCTTTAGTTTTAGAAGTAATTAGTTTTTCAAAATCTGCAATAGGAGGTAATGCAAAGCCTTCATCTAGTGTAGATATAACTGGGACAACTTTTACTCCAGATGCAGTTGCAAATCCATTATAATTAGCATAAAATGGCTCAGGAATTATTATTTCATCACCTGCATCCATGGTAGTTCCAATAGCAAAAAGTAAAGCTTCTGAACCGCCTGTAGTAATTATAATATCTTCTTTATTAATAGGTAGTCCAATTTTTTGATAGCTTGATGCTAGTTTTGTTCTGTAGCTATCAAATCCTGCTGAATGACTGTATTCTAATATTTTTATATCAGAATTCTTAACAGCTTCAATTGCAATTTCAGGTGTTTTGATATCGGGTTGACCGATGTTTAAATGATAAACTTTGTGGCCGTTTTTTTTGGCCATTTCTGAATAAGGAACCAGTTTTCTTATGGGAGATTCTGGCATTTGATGTCCTTTATTTGATATTTTAGGCATAATAAAAAGTTTGGTGATGCAAATTTGCAATTTTTTTTGCAGAATAGTTCTTTAAAATTGTTTCAATTGTGTTAATTATGTGTTTTCCGTTTGAGAAAATTAGTAACTTTAAAGAAAGCCGTTTAATTAATGAAAAAAATATCCATTTTTATTCTTTTTTTATTGTCGATTAATTTTATTTTTTCTCAAGGAAATTTTAAATTTTTGACCAATAAAAAAAAGATTTCAATCCCTTTTCAAGTAGGAAATAATCTTGTAATTATTCCTGTAGAATTAAATGGAGTCAAGCTTAATTTTTTGCTTGATACAGGAGTAGAGAGTACCATTTTGTTTAGTTTAGAGGAAGCAGATTCGATATCTTTCAATAGTTTACAAAAGATTAAAATTAAAGGACTTGGTACTGGTAAAGCAATAGAAGCATTACACTCAAAGGGAAACGACTTAAGAATCAACGGTTTTGTAGATAATAAGCATGAAGTTTTTATTATACTAGATCAAGAAGTAAACTTTTCTTCCCAAGTTGGAATTCCAGTTCATGGTATTATTGGTTATAATTTTTTTAAAGATTATTTTGTTGAAATAAACTATAAAGCAAAAAGGGTAGTTGTTTACAGAAATATTGATGACTATCCTAAATCAAGACTTAAATCATTTGAAGAAATTCCTATTTCGTTAGAATTAGAAAAGCCATATATTTTTGCAGATATATTATTAAATGAAAAAAATATTAAAGCTAAACTTTTAGTCGATACTGGAGGTAGTGATGCTATTTGGTTGTTTGAAGATGGAGAGATTATTGAGTCTCCAAATGATTATTTTATTGATTTTTTAGGAAAGGGTTTTAGTGGTGATATACATGGTAAAAGAGCTAGAATTAAGAAGATGAATATTGGTAATAAAGAAATTAATTTACCTACTATATCTTTTCCAGATAAAGAGTCGTTACAGAACGCTAGTTTTGTTAAAGATAGAAAAGGATCTATTGGTTCAGAAATACTAAGAAGATTTACAACTATTTACGATTATAAAAACGGAAGAATGTTTTTTAAAAAAAATAATGACTTTGAGGATCCATTTAATTATAATATGAGTGGAATCGAAGTTCAACATAGTGGTTTGCAATGGATAAAAGAAGAAGTTCAGTTTAAAACAAATTTATTGAGTACTGTAAAGGACGAAGTTTCAGTTTATGAGTCTGGAAGACAAAATAACCTTAAGTATCAATTTGCTTTAAAACCAGTATATGAGATAACAAGCGTGAGAAAATCTTCTCCAGCAGATTTAGCAGGTATAAAAAAAGGAGATATAATAGCAGTATTAAATGGTAAGTATGCTTTTAAATACAAACTACAAGACATTATTTCGTTGATGCAATCTGAAGAAGGGAAATGGATTAAACTAGAAGTAGAAAGAAATGGTGTAATATTTAAAACTAAATTTCAACTCAAAAAAATATTGTAAAAAATAAGGCTCATTTTTGAGCCTTATTTTTTTAGTTATTTGGTAACGTTTTTTTCTTCTCCATAACATTTACATCCGAAGCAGCTACAACTGTACCTTTAATTTTTAATGCTATCTTTCCTCCCTCATAATTTACCGCATTAGATTCAACTGTAATTGTTTTTCTAATTGGTCCAGGATTCATATTGTATTTCACTTCAATTTGACCAGTTTTACCTGGCATAATTGGTTCTTTTGGTTTACTAGGAACAGTACAACCACAAGTAGATTGCACATTTGTAATAATCAAAGGAGCATCTCCAGTATTAGTAAATTCAAAAACACGAACACCATTGTCACTTTCTTTTGTTACTGTACCGTAATCAATAGTATTGTCTTGGTCTTTAAATTCAATTTTCGCACCTTTTTGTGCGCTAGCTGAAAAGGCAAAACCTAAAACAGCCATTATTAACATTAGTTTTTTCATAATTTTTAATTTAAG contains:
- a CDS encoding T9SS type B sorting domain-containing protein — encoded protein: MKKHLLIFIFSLGYFLSFSQNAPTVYVDIQAPLPICNPGESTTLQADYLQTYATNTNNYDVTSIPYAPSYPFTGGTLLDVSVDDIWSPIVTLPFPFCFYGQNYTKLLVGANGVVTFDIAGVVPGGTQTPLVAGGCDWSFSSSIPTTNADFNIRNAIYGVYQDIHPGLITNPVVQNINYYVTGTYPNRAFVLNTSEIPQFSCNTSVGLQTYQIILYETTNTIDVLVKKRTPCNAWQNGVGVIGLMNKAGTLAAVPPGRNTGNWSAFNEAWRFTPSAAGGSNVTLNWHLGSSTGPSLGSANPITVSPTTPTTYTAVATYTRCDGTLIEIQDDITVGVEPALPTLDPQDITLCTSSPGPYTFNINQNTYMANGYATPGDFVFRYYVDNAGAPGAQIPNATLGAYTPISTTYPQTIWVEIEEQGTVTGTGCTNLRSFQLNVTAGPSGSFSYTPATYCESITSPQAVTLSALTSGGVFSATPAGLIIDPTTGAITPNGSTPNTYTVHYDIVASGSCPAFSAPTFTVTINPAPTAPAVTVVQPTCTVTTGSITVTSPLGAGYEYSVDNGMNYQSNPLFPGLPPGSYIVIVRDISSSCVSSTTPVTINTPPGSPSIPLVGTTAPTCTADGSSTITNYDPTLTYTFTPAGPTVGAGGVITGMLVGTSYTVTATNATCSSAPSAAFSNLPMLITPVVPITSTTAATCTADGSSTITNYVAAQIYTFTPTGPTVGAGGVITGMVAGTSYTVTAGNGSCTSAASASFNNPVMLTTPVVPTINTASATCTANGSSTITNYVATLTYTFTPAGPTVGAGGVITGMLVGTSYTVTATNATCSSAPSAAFSNLPMLITPVVPITSTTAATCTADGSSTITNYVAAQTYTFTPTGPTVGAGGVITGMVAGTSYTVTAGNGSCTSAASASFNNPVMLTTPVVPTINTASATCTANGSSTITNYVATLTYTFTPAGPTVGAGGVITGMVIGTSYTVTAGNGSCSSVASAAFSNAAMLVTPVVPTTATTAATCTAAGSSTITNYVAGQTYTFTPTGPTVGAGGVITGMIAGTSYTVTAGNGSCTSAASASFNNPVMLTTPVVPTINTASATCTANGSSTITNYVATLTYTFTPAGPTVGAGGVITGMVIGTSYTVTAGNGSCSSVASAAFSNAAMLITPAVPTTATTAATCAAAGSSTITNYVAAQTYTFTPTGPTVGAGGVITGMVAGTSYTVTAGNGSCTSAASASFNNPVMLTTPVVPTINTASATCTANGSSTITNYVATLTYTFTPAGPTVGAGGVITGMVIGTSYTVTAGNGSCSSVASAAFSNAAMLVIPVVPTTATTAATCTAAGSSTITNYVAGQTYTFTPTGPTVGAGGVITGMIAGTSYTVTAGNGSCTSAASASFNNPVMLTTPVVPTINTASATCTANGSSTITNYVATLTYTFTPAGPTVGAGGVITGMVIGTSYTVTAGNGSCSSVASAAFSNAAMLVTPVVPTTATTAATCAADGLSTITNYNAAQTYVFTPTGPTVGAGGVITGMTAGISYTVKASNGSCLSGASIAFKNPEKLTTPVMTLTNGYVCVDPNSGAVLNTYTITANLSATDYSFQWTDSSGAIVGGSGNSYTASAPGTYTAIATPLTSAVCPPLPAQATVVPSSWPQALDVVTSEYFADVMSINVMATPAGNYEYSLDGGDYQSSSVFTDVTPGEHTVTVRDVHQCGDISITTTLIDFPRYFTPNGDGYHDTWNISALQGQSNSKIHIFDRFGKLLKEIRPSSSGWNGTFNGQDLPSTDYWFVVFYQEKGQNKEFKSHFSLKR
- a CDS encoding pyridoxal phosphate-dependent aminotransferase — protein: MPKISNKGHQMPESPIRKLVPYSEMAKKNGHKVYHLNIGQPDIKTPEIAIEAVKNSDIKILEYSHSAGFDSYRTKLASSYQKIGLPINKEDIIITTGGSEALLFAIGTTMDAGDEIIIPEPFYANYNGFATASGVKVVPVISTLDEGFALPPIADFEKLITSKTKAILICNPGNPTGYLYSQSEINQLAELVKKHDLFLIADEVYREFVYDEGAKHYSVMDVPGIEENAIMIDSVSKRYSMCGARIGCIVSKNKEVMSTALKFAQARLSPPTYEQIASEAALETPQSYFDEVITEYKERRDTLITELNKIPGVKVATPKGAFYCIAQLPVTDADNFAQWLLESFNFNGETVMVAPAAGFYSSPNVGKNEVRIAYVLKNEDLIKSVQILGEALKVYNN
- a CDS encoding aspartyl protease family protein encodes the protein MTNKKKISIPFQVGNNLVIIPVELNGVKLNFLLDTGVESTILFSLEEADSISFNSLQKIKIKGLGTGKAIEALHSKGNDLRINGFVDNKHEVFIILDQEVNFSSQVGIPVHGIIGYNFFKDYFVEINYKAKRVVVYRNIDDYPKSRLKSFEEIPISLELEKPYIFADILLNEKNIKAKLLVDTGGSDAIWLFEDGEIIESPNDYFIDFLGKGFSGDIHGKRARIKKMNIGNKEINLPTISFPDKESLQNASFVKDRKGSIGSEILRRFTTIYDYKNGRMFFKKNNDFEDPFNYNMSGIEVQHSGLQWIKEEVQFKTNLLSTVKDEVSVYESGRQNNLKYQFALKPVYEITSVRKSSPADLAGIKKGDIIAVLNGKYAFKYKLQDIISLMQSEEGKWIKLEVERNGVIFKTKFQLKKIL
- a CDS encoding DUF1573 domain-containing protein, which produces MKKLMLIMAVLGFAFSASAQKGAKIEFKDQDNTIDYGTVTKESDNGVRVFEFTNTGDAPLIITNVQSTCGCTVPSKPKEPIMPGKTGQIEVKYNMNPGPIRKTITVESNAVNYEGGKIALKIKGTVVAASDVNVMEKKKTLPNN